The Dama dama isolate Ldn47 chromosome X, ASM3311817v1, whole genome shotgun sequence nucleotide sequence ATCTATGTTCCACATGCTCCCTGTGCTCATTTAGGAAAAGCACTGCCATTGAATGAGCATTGTCACAGGTTGAAGGGGTGACTCTTGACTTGGAGAATTTGTCACTGATTGCACCAGCAGTGAAAGGAAGTCACCATAAAAGGTGACTTTATTCTACCTTTTATGGTGGAATGGGATAGGTGAAAGTACTCGGGCTTAGGGGTAAGAGTAAAAACTTGCTCTTGAATGGAACAGTAAGAGCCAGACATTTCAAATTTCTGATGGCATTGCCTGTAGAATAAGTCTGTATCTGCctgaatgtttttgttttaagtgagggttttattttttgttgttcaccTGGAGAGTTGTGGTTCACAGTGATAGTATCAGCATGAGCCAGTGGTTCCAGTGTGGTGGGGGTGGAGCAAGGAGTGAGGgcttaagagaaaagaaagtagtCCTTTCTAGATTCCTTACCCCCTCCCAGCTATTGTTCTGCTTTGGCCTCATCCAGTTGTGTTGAGAAAGCAGCTGTAGCATTGAGCTGAATTTTAGGAATTCCCTTTAGCTTCCAGGCTTTTTCACAGTGCGTTTCACTGTAAATTAATGTTACAGATAGAAGGTAATTCATGTTTGTGCATCTAAACTCTTGCAGTTTTCCATGCTGCTTATGCTTTGGGGCAGTACTTCCCAGGCTCTTTTCACTTCATGGCACACTTATAACATGGAGATATTTATATAGAACTCTGGGATAAACTTATGAGGCTCCCAGGATCTCCAGCTGCCCCAGGCTCCACCTGACTGCCCCTAGGGCTAAGCGAATGTGTAGGGATGTGTGCTGTGACACATCAGTTGAGTAGGTCTGCTTTTGAGATTTTCTGAGAAACAGAATTAACAAGAGGGTAATGGGAATGGTTCAAATCATGGATTTCTGCATCTGGGTTCAAATAGATAGAAGGCTGTGTTTGGTAGCAAGGAGTTAGCTATTTGCTAAAGCATTGCCCGTCTGTCTTAGATCAAAGGGAGAACTATCCGAGTGGATCATGTATCTAACTATCGAGTTCCTAAGGACTCAGAAGAAATGGATGAGGTGACCAGAGAGCTGCAGGAGAGGGGCTGTGGGGCTCATACTCCTCCACCAAGTTCATCTGAGGGCTCTGAAGATGAGAAACCcaccaaaaaacacaaaaaaggtAAATGGTTAAGGCTTATGAGAAGATTCTGGGTAGGCTTAGTGTTTGCTCTTCTTAGCCTTCACAGAGAGTTGGTAGTCAGTTCTCAAGTGTGAAGGGGGCAGGTGTGGGGAACCTTACTTTAACTGGGAAAGGAGAAGTATCAGCAGAAGACTAATGCTGTGGGCTAAATTCTGGCCACCAAAATGCATACACTGAAGTCCTAACCCTCTGGTAACTAACAATGTGACTGTTTGGGTAGGATATTTAGAGAGAGAATTAAAAACTGGAGTTCCCTTATACAGCAACCTGACATATTAAGTGTGACAGACATCCAGCTTGGCTTCTTGGAGGCACTTTTCTAGAAATAGAGACCGTGAGTGTTTCACGCTGCTGCCAAACATGCTTTCCTTTTGTATGTCCTTCatcttttccatcttctttttcttactgattgtGCCCCTCTTTTCCTccagacaaaaaggaaaaaaagaaaaaaaagaaagacaaagagaagacTGGCCGGGAGGTACAGGCAGAGCAGCCAGCCTCCTCTTCATTGCCCAGAAGCAAGATGATAAAGGAAAAGGATGACCCTGGCTCTAAAAAGCACAGTGGCAAGCActcagagaaggcagagaagggtCAGAAGTCAGAGTCCAGGGAGGTGCAGAAGTCCCACCCCAGTTCCCCTGAGGTCAGGACGACCTGCCGTGGTGGAACGGAGGACCAAGAGAGGGAGCCAAGGAAGGAGAAGTCCAAGCACGAACATAAGTCATCAagcaggagggaagagagagaagacaggcacagggagagagacagaggtcgAAGCTCAGACATGCATTCCAGACGTCATGACAGGCGCTCTGAGGGGCGGCATGACAGGCGCTCTGAGGGGCGGCATGACAGGCGCTCTGTGGGGCGTAGTCACAGGAGTAGAAGTAGGAGCCGAGATAAATCCCACCGGCACAAAAGGTCCCGGCACTCCCGGGACCGGGAGTCCTCTAATCCCAGGGAGCGCAGGCATCACTGATGCCGCAGCCTGTTCAGCTATTCAGCACAGTAGAATTAAAAATGaactgtatttttcaaatacaatgaaattcagttattcttttactGTTTTTACATGTAAAGTCTCTGAGAATGAATTCTTTTGATCCCTTGAGTATAAGAATCATCAAAAGAGCTGTAGTTTTTTAACAGCTAAATGTCCTGGATTTTTGAGCAGAATCCATTGTCCCTGGGAGTATACTCGGTACTTTTGGTACTTACCAGAGCATGTATTCTAAATCTGGGTTCATAAATATGGCCGTTGAATTCATGACCCCAATTTAGGATGAAATGGCCAGGAAGGGGAAATACCAGACAGTTCTAGAATTCCAGTCTTTGTGCTACATGTTAAGAACCCTTCCAGTTGGCAGCTGTAACCACTGAGCAGAGAAGTGTGGCTTAACTAGGTTCAGACAGGTTGCTATGAATGTGATAAGGATTCTTAACATCAGTCTGCTCCTTCCTTATTTTTGCCTACATGCCCCCTGTTTTTTGAAATTGTAgagatctttttttaattttgcaatttttgttttgttgatatgtctacatttttttccttgtaacttatttatgtatttattttattgagaaattcacatgaaattaaccatttaaaaaaattttattttttaatttaaggataattgctttacagaattttgttttctgtcacacatcagcatgaatcagccataggtgtacatatgtcccctccctcttgaacctcccatctccctccccatcccaaccctctaggttgatacagagcccctgtttgagttccctgagacataacagtaaattcccattggctatctattttacatgttattgaaagtttccatgttactctccgtacatatcaccctctcctcccatctcaccgtgtccataagtctgttttctatattTCAACCATGGCTGCCTTgcaagttcatcagtaccatctttctagattctgtatatatgcgttagtatacgatatttatcttgaaattaaccattttaaagggaACATTCAGTGCAGTTTGGTACATTGACAGTGTTATAAAACCACCAACCCTATctagttccaaaatattttcatcaccccaaaatgaAACCCTATATACCCATTAAGCagctcctccccatcccctcctcctccttgtccCTGGCAACTACCAATCTGCTTTCAGTCCCTGTAGATTTacctattttggacatttcatgtaGGTGGAATCAtacatgtggccttttgtgtttggtgcctttcacttagtataatattttTGAGGTGCATCTATATTGTatcagtgaaagtgttactcagtcatgtccaactctttgtgatcccatgaactgtagccttccaggctcctctgtccatggaattctccaggcaagaatattggagtgggtagccattcccttctccagacacCTCTTTGTTTTTATGGATAATGTCCCATTGTATGGATATTCCATGTTTTGTTTGCCACTCCTGAATGGATAGACATGTgggtttccaccttttggctagcCAGCTCCCTTTTCATGTTTCAGGTATACCAACCTGCCTCTGTGCTTAGTCTGCTTTACGAGTAGCTCTTGGTGAGGTGGAAACACTTTGTCAGCTCCATTGCATATCTGTCTGGTCTGCTGGGTAGTTCTTTCTCATTTtgagattccttttatttatttattttattctatttatttaatcaATCCTTTATGAGTTTGATAGGAACAGTCCACAAAACCTTAATACTTCTGCTGAATTATTGAAATGAAATTTCTGACACTGTAAAACAGAGGACTAGAGCTTTAATAGTGAATGTACCAAGTTAGATTAACTGGTATGTTTGTATGGGTCCTAGATAAGATGTGCAAGAAATTTGGTGGTTGGGATGTCCATGatggagagtggggagggagctggTGGAGATTGGGAAAGCTGTCAGACTATGATGTATGTCTAACTTCTGGAGTagaaagggagggaaagaaggaagttaCGTAGGAAGTCTTAGACAGCAATGGAGTTATAAGAATATTTCAGCAAGACCAGTGGTGAGCCCTTGATCAAGAGTCACCTGTCAGAGGAGTCCCAGTTAGATGAGCCTTGGTAAACAGGCATCCTTGCTGCTGGACTTCTGTCAGTCATCGTGACCACTCTGCTCGTGTCCATCATGCCAGTTGTGTAGTAACTGATGAAGGCCCCTGCACCTGGCTGAGTCATTGTGTCTGCCTGGTAGTTCAGTGCCT carries:
- the RBMX2 gene encoding RNA-binding motif protein, X-linked 2; amino-acid sequence: MRLAASPGSRFLGSEAEPAEMNPLTKVKLINELNEREVQLGVAEKVSWHSEYKDSAWIFLGGLPYELTEGDIICVFSQYGEIVNINLVRDKKTGKSKGFCFLCYEDQRSTILAVDNFNGIKIKGRTIRVDHVSNYRVPKDSEEMDEVTRELQERGCGAHTPPPSSSEGSEDEKPTKKHKKDKKEKKKKKKDKEKTGREVQAEQPASSSLPRSKMIKEKDDPGSKKHSGKHSEKAEKGQKSESREVQKSHPSSPEVRTTCRGGTEDQEREPRKEKSKHEHKSSSRREEREDRHRERDRGRSSDMHSRRHDRRSEGRHDRRSEGRHDRRSVGRSHRSRSRSRDKSHRHKRSRHSRDRESSNPRERRHH